The following DNA comes from Salminus brasiliensis chromosome 21, fSalBra1.hap2, whole genome shotgun sequence.
AGAGGGTAATTAGCAGCCAGGTGCTGCTAAACAAATTCCCTTGATTAACTGATCATCAGCAAGTGTGACCACCTCTATAAAAGCAGAGTTTTGGCAGCACAGGGCCAAGGAGGAAAGACATCAGCGTCGATCTTAGGCCAATTCCAAACAATCTATAGTCCAGCATTCTATGGTCAGAGTAtatacaaaagaaaaacattcaTGGCAGTTCCCATTCTTCCCAGGAGTTGACCTCCCATCAAATCTACCCCTAAGTTTGACCATGTAATGCTCAGAGAAACTGCAAATAAAACCAATAGCTACATCTAGGTAGGCCTCcgttagcatgttagctcagttagcatgttaaatgttcaagttcatgacagtacaaTTAGAAAAAGACACGTATGGCTTGCTTAGAAGTGTTTCCAAGAGAAAGCCTCTTCTGTCTAAAAAGAACGGCGCATGTTTGCAAAGTTGCATCTGAACAAGCCACAAGACAAAATGTCCTTTGAACAAACAAGACCAAAATTGAGATACTGCAAAGTGTAATGTTTGGCAGAAATCAAGCACAGCATAGCAGCACAAACATCTCATACCAACTGTCAAAGCACGGTGGTGGAAGGGTAATGATTTGTGCTTGTTTTGCAGCCACAGCACCTTGCAGACACCGAGGCAACTCTAGAGTCAAATGTGAGGTCATCTACCAAAAGAGAAAAAGCTTGGCCGAAATTGGATCATGCAACAGGAcgatgatcccaaacacaccaatAAATCTACAACTGAATGGCTAAAATAAGAGAGTGAAAGTCATACAGAAATTACTTCAAGTTATACTTGCTAAAAGTggtattatatatttgtatatgtcCCCATGCCAGAAAAAACCAcatcattaaaatgtttttttcaaaaTTGATTTTTCTTACACAAAACACATCAACAAAGAAGtatttttacttaaataatcatagtcatcaataaaaaattatacacatttacatttgtcaGTGTGCTGAAATACAGTGTGCTGTGGTGAAGACAAATTTTGTGAGGTACTATTTTGCATTATTGCATGAAAAACACCCCAACTTATTGGACTTATTGGAATGTATTAAAACTCCTGATGTTATAGTCCCAATTATTGAATATGGCAGTTTTGGGCCAGTTATTTTACAGAGGaagttaaattattaattttggCAAATGCTTCTAAGCTGCCTGTTATATTAGTACCCCCTTCTAAAATACACAGTCGTCTTAAAcataagaaaacagaaagaaaatctTAATAGTCATTGTAACATTAACATACATCACAACGTTAAAGAAGGAGAAACATGCACTGGCTGTGTGTTCACAAAACGAAATAAccaaaaatacaatatataaaataaaataccatGAAGACAATGGGCCGTAAACAGAGAAGTGTAATTTACTCATGGCATGTACGAAAATGTTCGCATTGTGTGATAAACTCAACACGCTTCTGTTTCCCAGCAGTCCTTCCAGTGACCGAGTCTTTAGAAGTGTGCAAGTCATCTGAGCTGGTAGCACCTGATGACTTTGAGTCTTGTCGTATATCCAGTGTTGTAGTCTTTCGCTCGACCCTGGCTCTCCTGTAGCTGTCCTCTCTTACATCTCCACAGGACCGACTCCTTTCCCCTGTGCCTTTGTTCTTTAATGTTCTGACTTCCGtgcagggctgcacaatatggaccaaataaacatattatGATTATGGTGTAAACTCATTACCTATAAACAAAATAAGCCATTgatatattgtaaaatatagtttatataaatatataataagaaTCTGTGTCTAAAGTGTTTCTCATGTTGACTGACTTTAGACAGCTaacggttgctatggtattttaggaAATTTGTAGGTTCTTGCCAGTTTGttagtatttcaggtggttggtaGGGTGTAATTTTTTGTTCAAGTGGGTTGCTATAGTGattttggtggttgctaggttgtggCAGTTGATATGGTATCTTGGGTAGTTGCTTAAGTTTTGCTGGGTGGTTGGTATGATATCCTTGGTGGTTTCTAGGGTGCTACAACATGGCTCTTATGTTATTCCAGGTgttaccaggtggttgctttgataTCTGTAGTACTATGATGTTCCAGATAGTTGGTATGAAAATATGTGGTTTCTGTGGAATCTCTCTGGTTTGCTAGGTGTCAGCTAGATAGTTGATGTTCAAGGTTATTAACATACCCTACATGCATTCTACAACTAATTCGTAGTTGCACAGTTGCTACATGAAGTAGTGCATAGATCTAATCAACAAGCTGTATACAAGACAAAAACGATATTTTTTTGCAGACCTACCTCCACACCGATGCTGCTGGAGCTGTCCTGAGGGCTGCATGGACACCCTGCTGGATTCCGAATGTTGCCAATGGCCTGCATGCGCTTTAAGTGACTAGTGCTGTCTAGTGGGTCACTAAGTCTATGGTTGCGAGGTCCAGGCCTGCGCTGGAACTGCTGAGCTCGACTCTCGCTGCTGCTCCTCCGGGGCAACCCTGGGGCCTTGCCCCTCTTTTCTGGAAGTGGACTCAAATGGGAGTGGTGAGGGTGAGTGTATAAGCGGCATGCTCCATTGCAAATGGGGTAACTTTTGCGGCAGCTGGAGCAAGTACATGTGGGAGGCTGAAGGGGGGGTGCATTGGCCAGGGAAGACAGTAGGGCCAGTGGGAAGGCCCTCTGGCACTGAAGGATGCTTTTGGGGGCACTCAGGTTGGAATGAGGGCTGGTATGGGGTCTGTGGCAGCTGCCCCATGAAGACGGGGCGGCCTTGTTGCTCTCCTCATAGACTGTCTGGATCTGTCGCCATTCCAACTGCAGCAGTCGTTCCAAGTACTTCTCCAGCTGTCCAACAGGCCTTGGGCGGGATACACCCCTGCCGTCCGTGTTCAAGTACACGGCCAGCTGCTGGAGGCTCCAGGAGTTGAAGGGCGGGGGAAGAAAGTCTGGGTAGCCGTCGCTAGATCGGGACCGACGCACAGGCCGTGAAGGTCGGATGTCACATGAATTGATTACTTCTGCACGCAGATGGAGCTCTGGTGGGGCAGTGATAGAGGGAGGTCCCGAGAGCCTCTCAGTGTCAGAAAGGTCACTACCACTGTCCGTGTCCTCAACTCTGGGTTCATGTAGACGGGCAGCAGTTTCACTTTGGATTTCTTGCTTTGCTGATTCCTGCCGTGGTGCTGGACCTGAAGTCAAGGAAAGTGGCAGAAAGGTGGGGAGCTTTCCTGAGTCTTTTTCACCGCTGCGTCGTGTATTCCGCCTGTGGTGCCTTTCCCTTGGTCCATTTGTGGAGGACACATGGGACTTTGGCTTGGCGATGATTTCTCTTGGGTTCCTAAATAATAGGCTTTAATGTTAAAGTGATACTGATCACAAAACAGTTGTATTGAGAACTATTTTACAATCAGTTTAATTATTCAGCCATAATTACACTTTTTAAAGTATTCTGCACAACTCTGAAACTGGTggtcttgtagctccagtgaaaATCTAAAAAAGCTTCCTCCAGACACCAGTTATGTTGGCAATCAAAAACAACAATATTCAATACTAAGCATGTTAAAATGACCAAATGAAAACTCTCACAGAGCTGTAGCAGTGACCATGATTGAGGCCCTATCACATCGTGTCCTCCTTCCTCGTATCTGTAATCCCTAGAGACAGGAGGGAGAAATAAACAGGGTCCAGTTTTCCCAAAGGCTCATAATACTAAGATCACCATAAGTGGTGGAGAGAGCGTTTAATATGATTCTCGCTCTACCACTTAACAGTGGTCTTGGTGCTAAGAAGCTTTCGAGCATCCCAgacatacattacatacataaaCCAAATATCAGATATAACATAAACACTTCTCAGGACAACCAGTCCATATCTAGACTACTAATAAGAAATAAGGATGAAGATGCGTACacgtctgggaagggattttaaaaagttttagaaaaaaaaaacatttagaaatCAGCTGAAATGTTGGCCAAATGTCAGGCCATCCTATCTAGTTTTGTCCAAGAGGACACAGGAGGTGTCCTATTTTTTCACATGAATATACTATACATTGTAAAAGAAATACACACAGCACTATTTATCATTGTCTTTGCTGTCACACCAATGTAATTGCACTTACGTTCTCGATTGCCATATGGTCTTCCCTTTCTGCACGTGAAGAATGTCCTGCTGAACTGGTGCTTCTCCTGCTGGTGGAGCAAACAAAGCTGGTGACTGTCTACGGTGATTACAGTACACTGGCAAGTGCAGAGTACTCCCCCATGGGGAGGTGTTGCAGAAATCGCTTTGTTTACATGCTAATGAAGGAATGAACTGTGGGAAGAGAAGTGGGCGTATTCATGTAAAGCTATGAAGCTGCTGCCTGACTCTTACCTCACTGCTGGTCCAGGAGCTTTTGCCTTGGCTCTCTTTTGGGCTGTGAGCTGATTGTGGCCATTCTGCATGGGCCTTTCCTGCAGCACCGTCCCCATCACCGAAGCTGCTCACAACAGGCTTCACCATTGGCTTCGCCACCACGCAGAGCTTCGTGTGTGTTTGCCTCGGTCGTGCTGTTATACCCGCCATTAATCCACATTTTCTGTCATCAGCTCCTCTAATCCGGTCGACATCTTTACCGCGGACAGGATCTTGTTTGGCTGGGATAAATAATTCATCGGTGACCAGATCGTCTGTCCGTAATGAGACGCTCAAGCCCAATTAGCCTGTCTGTGCGATTTCCTTTTCAAATAGCGCCGCAAACCGACATCCAGTCATTTCTTCCCCTTAAAAATCACGGGTTTTTTACACACACGCGCCGTAAATCCAGCTGTTGGGGATCAGAGACCAGAGAATCGCTAACGAATCGTTCTTTTTGAACGACTCTTAAATGAACCGAGCGAATCGATTCTCAGGAACGATTCAAAAACAGACTCATTCTTGCTAATAATTGGCGACGGTTTAAAGGCATTAGATTAATTACATAAACAACACATTCTTTAAATTgcaaaaagttaaaaatatttttaaaaatctgtataattttaaagttaaaaagtattaaaaatggGTAGTGCAGCTATGAATACATAACTACAAAAAATATTGCACATGAAGATATACATATAGTAGTGTCtatatgaatatttaaagcAGAAGGTGCACATCTGATAtgtacagtgtttttaaaaatgtactggGGATGTGGTGAATAATCGTGTACCGTTATTATATAGTCAGTATCAGTGTTGGGTAGTGTTCAGTTCTCTTATGGCATTGGAATAGAAGCTGTTCCTGAGTCTGTTTGTCCGTGATGTGATGGTCCTGTGGCGTCTGCCAGAGGATAGTGGGTCAAAACGATGGTGCCCAGGGTGGGAAGTGTCCTTTATTACGTTGGTTGCTCTGCTGAGGCAGCGGGAGTTGAATTTGTCCCTAAAGAGGGCAGTGAGCAGACCAGTGAGCAGGTCTTCTGGGCTGTACTGATGACTTTCTGAAGGGCTTTGCTATCTGCGATTGAGCTGCAGGTGCACCCTGTGAGGAGATGCAATACATCAGCACACTCTTAAAAGAACAACAGTAGTAAGACACTGATGATGCTCCGTCAAACCCTGTGAGGAGACACAAAGTCACCGGGTAGATTGTGGCTGAATGGAAGAATGGAATGTAGTAGCAGGTTGGAACGGGACgacactgaataattattttataagcAACATGATTTATTCAACAGTgaagacaaacaaaagaaaaactgtacaaacacaaaacaaaccacATGAAAAGGTTAACCTGACTTGTTGGCAGTACAGGTAAGTAGAAAGAGTCTTAGACCACAAGGCCATAGGACTGTACTCTTAGCTGTATTTCTTCTCAGTGTCCTTGCTATAAGAGTGGATTAAAACTAgcataaataaacacatcataGTCATAAGGCCTTAATCTGTAATATAAGCAGTATCATGCAATGAATACAGTGTGCACTGTTCCTCGCCTGTCTCCTTCTGTTTCTATAACAGAGTGTAAAAGACTCTTATGAGCTAGCCGTGGGCCCTTCGACATGCTCAGGAGTGAGCTCCGTCTGCTCTGCCTCCCTTTTACTAAATCCACTAGAACACAGACAAATGGTATCACAGGTAAGTATCCAGGTAAATATTACAAACAGACATGCATAGTCCTCGGGTGATGGGCAAGTTACAGAAGTTGAAAGTCCAATCTTAATATAAAAAATTTATTTGTTCTGTATGTGTATAAAAGGATAATCTATATCATGAGGAATATTTAACCAACTTAGATAGATAACAATGTTACAATTATATCTTTGAACCTTTTGACAATGCCAAGCTTTTTGGATAAGTGCTCTGCTATGCACCAGAGTGCTTGGGTGGAACAGGTCCCCAGACAAGTGCTGCACCTACTGATTTGGAACATGAACTGAAGACATGAACGTTAATATAGGGAAGGGTGAGGTACAACCTTATGCATGGTAAAATCTATGGATAAAACATGAATAGTTTATGTAGGTTAGCATGTGATTGTGATTTACATCATATTACATCCTATTAGCACTGTTTTAATTCTCAGGATTCACATATTGCAAATGTGTGTACTTATTCATCCAAGTGTATTTATGCATATAGTTAAGCACATGTATGTATTTTCCTGTGCTGATGTTTACTGATATTTTTGAAAAATacaatttctacattttctttttccaaTTTTCTTTCCAATTTCCAATTTGTAATTAAAGCAAGGTTAATTTACCatattttactgcagtaataGGATATTTGAAGAAGTACAATTTCAATGTTGGTTCAATATTAATTCAGGGTGCAAAAAAGATGATGAATCAACATCAGATCAGAACGTTGATTCAGTGTCAACATGTTGACAGTTATCGTTGATTTAACATCCATTTCATGACCGATTTCTATCTGGGTATTGTGTAGCTAACAAAGTCCTCTCATTGCTTACTCTGGAACGTCATGAGGCCGCTGTTTTTGCCAGCGTTGTTGGCATGCTACACAGATGCTACAAaggaatgtgtttgtgaatattacACCATGTCTATGTTAGCAACTCTGAATGTAAGCAGTTTTCTTTGTGAAAAATGAATGCTGATTTTGAAAAAATCCCCCCATGCATTTTTGTTCAGTGTACATTTTCCCACAGTGGCACTACTTCATATGATTTGAAAGGTTGTTTAGCTATTGAGATAAGGGTAGTGTTACACATGTACCACGAGCAAGCTTACACTCTTGCTGTTAAAATGAAAATGCTGTTATAGTCTGCTATTACACTTCAACGCTTTCCAACACTACATACTCAGACTGTACAACTGTACTCTACTACTAGAAAAAATTAAAACCTTGCTGGACATAGGTGGCTGTTTTGTGTGGGGTATTTTGGTGCGGTTGCAAGTCTTAGGATGTACAATGCACAACTGTTTGCTTGTATGTAGCACTATTCATGAGGGAAAAAGTGCATGCCACTGTAAGTAATTATAGGTACTATAGGTAGCAAATGACAGTAAGGATATCATTACTATCCAGTGAAAATCTTCTCCGGAATGCTTGAAATaattacttgaaataaactcttatttacattgacttctattaaaaATTAAGGACGTTTCTGCCAAGtcaccattttagagatacatgttttttttatgggacagcagcgatatgctgTATTGGCAATAACGTTTTCCTCAATAGTTTGAGACTTTATTACTAGTAAAATATTCATTGTTGAAATTGGAATTTCTAATAGGACCAATGCCATTAAAGAGGTTCATAAAAATGAAGTTACTGCTTTGCCATGtggcgacacacacacacacacacacacacacacacacacaaatgtcacTTCCATCGTTTACAGAATATCCCTGGTGAATCAAACGAATCATTTAAACGCAAGTCTCAAACGAATCGACTCAGTAAAATGACTCTCAGCGAGAATGCGCGGATTTAAGCGCGTGGCCGGGTGGGAAGTGTAGTAGCATAAATCTCCTCAGTCGCAGTTGAGGTTTTTTGCACTTGTTCCAgctcatttttattattcatgGCAGTGCCACACACTGACTGAGTTTGGCCTGCAGCAGAGACAGTCATGTGAAAGTTCATGTAGTATTTATAGAGATTGCTGCAGCTGCGCATGTGCCTGTCACCAGCCCGGTGCTCTAATAATAAGCTATAGCGTTGCACATCCAAACTACACCTCCCAGGGGGTAACAACGCTAAATGTCAGAGGGGCTTATCTGCTCATACAGAAGACTTGTACCGTTTCACCAGTGTAACCTCTGTCAGTGTAGGAAGACCCAGCCCAACTAATGCAGTGGAGTGAATGCAGTGAGTGTGGGATGTTAGTAGGCCAAGGGTGGGCAACGTTGTATAGAGTTGGCAAAGCCAGTGACACGACGTGAGAATCTGCACATAGTGTAGATAGGTGTGTCCGCTTTCGCTG
Coding sequences within:
- the fam217bb gene encoding uncharacterized protein fam217bb isoform X2 produces the protein MGTVLQERPMQNGHNQLTAQKRAKAKAPGPAVRRSTSSAGHSSRAEREDHMAIENGLQIRGRRTRCDRASIMVTATALNPREIIAKPKSHVSSTNGPRERHHRRNTRRSGEKDSGKLPTFLPLSLTSGPAPRQESAKQEIQSETAARLHEPRVEDTDSGSDLSDTERLSGPPSITAPPELHLRAEVINSCDIRPSRPVRRSRSSDGYPDFLPPPFNSWSLQQLAVYLNTDGRGVSRPRPVGQLEKYLERLLQLEWRQIQTVYEESNKAAPSSWGSCHRPHTSPHSNLSAPKSILQCQRAFPLALLSSLANAPPLQPPTCTCSSCRKSYPICNGACRLYTHPHHSHLSPLPEKRGKAPGLPRRSSSESRAQQFQRRPGPRNHRLSDPLDSTSHLKRMQAIGNIRNPAGCPCSPQDSSSSIGVEPCTEVRTLKNKGTGERSRSCGDVREDSYRRARVERKTTTLDIRQDSKSSGATSSDDLHTSKDSVTGRTAGKQKRVEFITQCEHFRTCHE
- the fam217bb gene encoding uncharacterized protein fam217bb isoform X1, whose protein sequence is MGTVLQERPMQNGHNQLTAQKRAKAKAPGPAVSRRSTSSAGHSSRAEREDHMAIENGLQIRGRRTRCDRASIMVTATALNPREIIAKPKSHVSSTNGPRERHHRRNTRRSGEKDSGKLPTFLPLSLTSGPAPRQESAKQEIQSETAARLHEPRVEDTDSGSDLSDTERLSGPPSITAPPELHLRAEVINSCDIRPSRPVRRSRSSDGYPDFLPPPFNSWSLQQLAVYLNTDGRGVSRPRPVGQLEKYLERLLQLEWRQIQTVYEESNKAAPSSWGSCHRPHTSPHSNLSAPKSILQCQRAFPLALLSSLANAPPLQPPTCTCSSCRKSYPICNGACRLYTHPHHSHLSPLPEKRGKAPGLPRRSSSESRAQQFQRRPGPRNHRLSDPLDSTSHLKRMQAIGNIRNPAGCPCSPQDSSSSIGVEPCTEVRTLKNKGTGERSRSCGDVREDSYRRARVERKTTTLDIRQDSKSSGATSSDDLHTSKDSVTGRTAGKQKRVEFITQCEHFRTCHE